A section of the Schistosoma haematobium chromosome ZW, whole genome shotgun sequence genome encodes:
- the PPP1R7_1 gene encoding Protein phosphatase 1 regulatory subunit 7 (EggNog:ENOG410V69R~COG:T): MDDQSKPQLEDGTGEQHQSDTFEIDEVDLPNVNDEEIYLEHCRIKCISKLSRFPNVRSLCLRNNLLKKLENFEPISQTLEDLDVYDNQITKIENLECLTKLTNLDLSFNRIRRIENLENLSNLRKLYFVNNHISKIENLSNLQDLELLELGSNKIGKLENLDGLKKLTELYCGKNKIPTMENLDNLTNLTILSIQGNRLTKIDGLTSLVNLEQLYLSENGITEIEGLETLSKLQILDLAYNFISQIQNMSNLENLEEFWCNDNKISDWEQLEKLSVLKKLRTLYMERNPIYFLSTDRTKHDSNYRRKILLALPNLQQLDANLTGVGI; encoded by the exons ATGGATGACCAAAGTAAACCTCAGCTTGAAGACGGGACCGGGGAACAACATCAGTCAGATACTTTCGAAATAGATGAAGTTGATTTGCCTAACGTGAACGATGAAGAAATATACCTTGAACACTGCCGAATCAAATGTATCAGTAAACTAAGTCGGTTCCCAAATGTTCGCTCATTATGTCTTCGAAACAACTTACTGAAAAAGTTGGAAAACTTCGAGCCTATCTCTCAAACCCTTGAAGATCTGGACGTTTATGATAATCAGATCACTAAG ATTGAAAATTTAGAGTGCCTCACAAAACTGACTAATCTTGATTTGAGCTTTAATCGGATAAGACGTATCGAAAACTTGGAGAATCTAAGTAATCTCCGGAAACTGTATTTCGTAAACAATCATATCTCAAAAATAGAGAATCTGAGCAACTTGCAAGACCTAGAATTGTTGGAACTTGGTTCAAACAAAATAGGGAAGTTAGAAAATTTGGATGGATTGAAAAAATTGACTGAACTTTATTGTGGTAAAAACAAAATACCAACAATGGAAAACTTGGATAACTTGACTAATCTAACCATTCTTAGCATTCAG GGTAACAGACTCACCAAAATAGATGGATTAACCAGTCTTGTTAATCTGGAGCAACTATATCTGAGCGAGAACGGGATAACAGAAATTGAAGGCCTTGAAACATTATCAAAGTTACAAATTTTAGACCTGGCGTACAACTTCATATCACAGATTCAAAACATGTCGAATTTGGAAAATCTAGAAGAATTTTGGTGCAATGACAATAAGATATCCGATTGGGAGCAGCTAGAAAAGTTAAGTGTATTAAAAAAGCTGCGAACTTTGTATATGGAGCGTAATCCAATCTATTTTCTAAGCACAGATCGTACAAAACATGATTCTAATTACCGACGAAAAATACTGTTAGCTCTACCGAATCTTCAACAACTGGATGCAAATCTTACAGGGGTTGGGATCTGA
- the PPP1R7_1 gene encoding Protein phosphatase 1 regulatory subunit 7, variant 2 (EggNog:ENOG410V69R~COG:T): MDDQSKPQLEDGTGEQHQSDTFEIDEVDLPNVNDEEIYLEHCRIKCISKLSRFPNVRSLCLRNNLLKKLENFEPISQTLEDLDVYDNQITKGNRLTKIDGLTSLVNLEQLYLSENGITEIEGLETLSKLQILDLAYNFISQIQNMSNLENLEEFWCNDNKISDWEQLEKLSVLKKLRTLYMERNPIYFLSTDRTKHDSNYRRKILLALPNLQQLDANLTGVGI; the protein is encoded by the exons ATGGATGACCAAAGTAAACCTCAGCTTGAAGACGGGACCGGGGAACAACATCAGTCAGATACTTTCGAAATAGATGAAGTTGATTTGCCTAACGTGAACGATGAAGAAATATACCTTGAACACTGCCGAATCAAATGTATCAGTAAACTAAGTCGGTTCCCAAATGTTCGCTCATTATGTCTTCGAAACAACTTACTGAAAAAGTTGGAAAACTTCGAGCCTATCTCTCAAACCCTTGAAGATCTGGACGTTTATGATAATCAGATCACTAAG GGTAACAGACTCACCAAAATAGATGGATTAACCAGTCTTGTTAATCTGGAGCAACTATATCTGAGCGAGAACGGGATAACAGAAATTGAAGGCCTTGAAACATTATCAAAGTTACAAATTTTAGACCTGGCGTACAACTTCATATCACAGATTCAAAACATGTCGAATTTGGAAAATCTAGAAGAATTTTGGTGCAATGACAATAAGATATCCGATTGGGAGCAGCTAGAAAAGTTAAGTGTATTAAAAAAGCTGCGAACTTTGTATATGGAGCGTAATCCAATCTATTTTCTAAGCACAGATCGTACAAAACATGATTCTAATTACCGACGAAAAATACTGTTAGCTCTACCGAATCTTCAACAACTGGATGCAAATCTTACAGGGGTTGGGATCTGA